Proteins from a genomic interval of Acanthopagrus latus isolate v.2019 chromosome 7, fAcaLat1.1, whole genome shotgun sequence:
- the rhoab gene encoding rho-related GTP-binding protein RhoA-B — MAAIRKKLVIVGDGACGKTCLLIVFSKDQFPEVYVPTVFENYVADIEVDCKQVELALWDTAGQEDYDRLRPLSYPDTDVILMCFSIDSPDSLENIPEKWTPEVKHFCPNVPIILVGNKKDLRNDEHTRRELAKMKQEPVKSEEGRDMASRIAAFGYMECSAKTKDGVREVFEMATRAALQARRGKRSNKCVVL; from the exons ATGGCAGCCATCCGTAAGAAGCTGGTGATAGTGGGGGATGGAGCATGTGGGAAGACCTGTCTTCTGATTGTCTTCAGCAAGGACCAATTCCCTGAGGTCTATGTACCCACCGTGTTCGAGAACTACGTTGCTGACATAGAAGTCGACTGCAAACAG gtggagTTGGCTCTCTGGGATACAGCAGGTCAGGAGGACTATGACAGGCTGAGACCTCTCTCCTATCCAGACACTGACGTCATCCTCATGTGCTTCTCCATAGACAGCCCTGACAGCTTGG AAAACATTCCAGAGAAGTGGACCCCAGAGGTCAAACACTTCTGTCCCAACGTTCCCATCATCCTCGTAGGAAACAAGAAAGACCTGCGCAACGATGAGCACACACGCCGGGAGCTGGCCAAGATGAAGCAG GAGCCAGTAAAGTCGGAGGAGGGCCGGGACATGGCCAGCCGGATTGCAGCATTTGGGTACATGGAGTGCTCTGCTAAGACCAAGGACGGCGTACGGGAAGTGTTTGAGATGGCCACCAGGGCGGCACTGCAGGCCCGCCGCGGCAAGAGGAGCAATAAATGTGTAGTGCTGTAA
- the tmem115 gene encoding transmembrane protein 115, giving the protein MNRYLPVARQHFLAALASTSVVVKTISAVVVLLYLLSWAVDTPYALGVTPGYLFPPNFWVWTLVTHGVVEQHVWGVAANVGTVMACGRLLEPLWGALELLIFFAVVNVSAGLLAGLSYLLTYVATFDLDYLFAVRVHGAAGFLGGVLVALKQTMGDTTVLRVPQVRLKAAPALVLLLLALLRLSGLLDSSAPLAAYSYGALSGWVYLRFYQRHSRGRGDMSDHFAFASFFPEALQPAVGLLAGLVHSALVKIKVCRKMVKRYDVGAPSSITISLPGTDPQDAERRRQLALKALNERLKRVEDQSAWPSMDDEEDDDDDEVRTDTQPLLPGGRDPSSTSRAAGGPVGASLSSTSSSSLSQSGGAPSTGGAQHPESSIISFEDAPSRS; this is encoded by the exons ATGAATCGTTACCTGCCGGTGGCTCGACAGCACTTCCTGGCTGCCCTTGCCAGCACCAGTGTGGTGGTCAAAACTATAAGTGCTGTGGTGGTTCTCCTCTATCTGTTGTCATGGGCTGTCGACACTCCATACGCACTGGGCGTGACCCCAGGCTACCTCTTTCCACCCAACTTCTGGGTGTGGACACTGGTCACCCATGGGGTGGTGGAGCAGCACGTCTGGGGTGTGGCAGCCAATGTTGGGACAGTCATGGCTTGTGGGCGCCTGCTGGAACCTCTGTGGGGCGCTCTGGAGCTCCTCATCTTCTTCGCAGTGGTCAATGTGTCTGCGGGCCTCCTGGCAGGCCTTTCCTACCTCCTCACCTATGTTGCCACCTTTGACCTGGACTATTTGTTTGCTGTGCGCGTGCATGGAGCAGCTGGGTTCCTGGGAGGTGTCCTGGTGGCACTGAAGCAGACCATGGGGGATACGACAGTGCTCAGAGTGCCACAG GTGAGACTCAAAGCAGCTCCGGCtttggtcctcctcctcctggcctTACTGCGCCTGTCTGGGCTCCTTGACAGCTCTGCTCCCCTGGCTGCGTACAGTTACGGCGCCCTGTCAGGCTGGGTCTACCTGCGCTTTTACCAAAGGCACAGCCGGGGTCGTGGTGACATGTCGGACCATTTTGCCTTCGCTAGTTTCTTCCCTGAGGCGCTGCAGCCGGCTGTGGGGCTGCTGGCGGGACTGGTCCACTCCGCCCTTGTGAAGATTAAGGTCTGCAGGAAGATGGTGAAGAGATATGACGTGGGAGcgccctcctccatcaccatcagcCTGCCAGGGACAGACCCTCAAGAcgcagagagaaggag ACAACTGGCTCTCAAGGCACTGAACGAGCGGCTAAAGCGTGTGGAGGACCAGTCAGCCTGGCCCAGCATGGACGATGAGGAAGACGATGACGACGACGAGGTCAGAACCGACACACAGCCGCTCCTCCCAGGTGGGCGCGACCCCTCTTCCACGTCGAGAGCAGCAGGGGGACCCGTCGgcgcctccctctcctccacctcctcgtcctcgttGTCGCAGAGCGGCGGAGCGCCATCCACAGGCGGAGCGCAGCACCCAGAGTCCAGCATTATCAGCTTCGAGGATGCACCTTCTAGATCGTAA